A window from Athalia rosae chromosome 5, iyAthRosa1.1, whole genome shotgun sequence encodes these proteins:
- the LOC105687409 gene encoding kinase suppressor of Ras 2, which translates to MGDSEEAEQDIRRALDVDQSMIDIWADRLEGLRTQCSTSAELTQQEIRTLEGKLIKLYSKQLVRKAKLAVESLPVEMRQYPSLQQWLRVVGLTEASIQMVCSKASSLEALKEKSEHELGSMLGENNVRHEEELRRLCRALHNLHRYMDVLLRGDMESSEMALYWDSWDRHHLRSGPSPRPARSRITRSSVPSEDSIPYHNNNNNLNSDTLGQASSISSLSTTTPPSTPLLNRQGRNVRLPTTPPPCKRHQTGLQSTVIQPEVFPLTKSKSHESQLANRLENGETASSGTDPPVGSSTTRGRLSTEPGPCSSSADITGDIFLGNSNTESPINSPPYSGANSDDNSSKATVTSLQVPKSPRTLPVTRGMGHVIAHRFTKTFKMMTTCDYCDKQMFIGTGLKCKECKYKCHRDCESKVPPSCGLPQKLFDEFKRTLQADAMTNVSPILTRPGITSSNHHNAIISSSLNRKRTHPHSSMNIPFQGADSSSNTSSCNSSTPSSPALHPVNASQTSQAPAKQQFNFPDVILPEKGVTLETHRLEGTNVSSDSERTVSVSGSGSVSTDSERTPVRVDSQDSQVSDGEPGDSRWPRQNSLSMREWDIPYDELKIGEPIGTGRFGTVYRGNWHGDVAIKVLNMDYYLDDDKTLEAFKLEVATFRKTRHENLVLFMGACMKPPRLAIVTSMSKGMTLYTHIHLRKDKFNMNKTTIIAQQISQGMGYLHARGIVHKDLKSKNIFLENGKVVITDFGLFSVTKLCYGNRKGNGLSIPPGWLCYLAPEVVRRLRPQQNRDQEELPFSCASDVYAFGTVWYELLCGEWPFKGQPPEAIIWQVGKGMKQALANLQASRDVKDILILCWSYNSEKRPEFAKLLTTLEKLPRKRLARSPSHPIHLSRSAESVF; encoded by the exons ATGGGGGACAGCGAAGAAGCCGAACAGGATATTCGGCGAGCCCTAGATGTCGATCAATCCATGATTGACATCTGGGCCGATCGGCTCGAAGGCCTCAGAACGCAGTGTTCTACAAGCGCTGAATTAACCCAACAAGAAATACGAACACTTGAG ggtaaattaattaaattatattccAAACAACTTGTGAGGAAAGCCAAGCTTGCGGTAGAGTCATTGCCTGTTGAAATGCGCCAATATCCATCCCTCCAACAATGGCTACGTGTAGTCGGACTGACGGAAGCATCAATTCAG ATGGTTTGTTCAAAAGCAAGTTCTTTAGAagcgttgaaagaaaaatctgaaCATGAATTGGGTAGTATGCTTGGAGAAAACAATGTACGACATGAAGAAGAACTTCGCAGGCTTTGCAGGGCATTACATAATCTTCATCGTTAcatgg ATGTTCTTTTACGAGGAGATATGGAGAGTAGTGAGATGGCCCTGTACTGGGATTCTTGGGACAGACATCACCTAAGAAGTGGACCTTCTCCTCGGCCTGCTCGCTCTCGTATTACTCGTTCGTCCGTACCTTCAGAAGACAGCATTCCTTatcataataacaataataatttgaacaGCGATACATTGGGTCAAGCTTCATCTATTAGTTCTCTATCAACAACGACACCTCCGTCTACACCTCTTCTAAACAGACAAGGCCGAA ATGTAAGGCTCCCAACTACGCCTCCGCCGTGCAAGAGACATCAAACTGGCCTACAGAGTACCGTGATCCAACCTGAAGTTTTTCCGTTAACTAAATCTAAATCTCATGAGTCGCAGCTGGCTAATAGACTTGAAAATGGGGAAACTGCGTCGAG TGGTACAGATCCACCGGTCGGTAGCAGTACTACTAGAGGAAGGTTATCTACGGAGCCAGGCCCTTGTAGCAGCAGCGCGGATATAACTGGGGACATTTTTTTGGGAAATAGTAACACGGAGAGCCCTATAAATTCTCCACCTTATTCCGGCGCTAACAGTGATGATAACAGCTCCAAGGCCACAG TTACGAGTCTTCAGGTGCCAAAGTCTCCCCGAACTCTACCAGTGACACGTGGCATGGGGCACGTTATTGCTCACCGTTTTACAAAAACCTTTAAAATGATGACAACTTGTGATTATTGTGATAAACAAATGTTCATTGGCACGGGTCTTAAGTGCAAAGAATGCAAGTACAAGTGCCACAGAGATTGTGAGTCTAAAGTTCCGCCGTCTTGCGGTCTTCCTCAAAAACTTTTTGATGAATTCAAGAGAACATTACAGGCTGATG CTATGACGAATGTTTCTCCAATACTAACCAGGCCTGGGATAACATCTTCAAATCATCATAATGCAATTATATCCAGTTCTTTAAATCGGAAACGTACGCATCCTCATTCCTCAATGAATATACCCTTTCAG GGCGCTGATTCTAGTTCAAATACTTCGAGTTGTAATAGCTCGACACCATCTAGTCCGGCATTACACCCCGTTAATGCTAGTCAAACTTCCCAAGCACCTGCTAAACAGCAGTTCAATTTTCCAG ATGTGATCCTTCCTGAAAAAGGCGTAACGCTGGAAACGCACAGGTTGGAAGGTACTAATGTTTCAAGTGACAGTGAGAGAACAGTTAGTGTTTCTGGATCAGGAAGCGTGAGCACTGACTCAGAGAGAACTCCGGTACGCGTTGATTCTCAAGATTCTCAAGTGTCTGACGGTGAGCCTGGTGATAGTCGTTGGCCGCGACAAAATAGC CTCTCGATGAGAGAATGGGACATTCCATACGATGAACTCAAAATTGGAGAGCCTATCGGGACCGGGAGGTTTGGTACAGTTTATCGAGGAAACTGGCACGGAGACGTAGCAATTAAAGTTTTAAACATGGACTACTACCTGGACGATGACAAAACGCTGGAAGCGTTTAAACTAGAG gtAGCAACATTCCGAAAAACAAGACATGAAAATCTAGTTCTATTTATGGGTGCTTGTATGAAGCCTCCTCGTTTGGCAATAGTCACTAGTATGAGCAAAGGCATGACTCTTTACACTCACATCCATCTCCGTAAAGATAAATTTAACATGAATAAAACAACTATCATTGCCCAACAAATATCTCAG GGAATGGGGTATCTTCATGCCCGTGGTATAGTGCACAAGGATCTGAAGAGCAAAAATATATTCctagaaaatggaaaagtcgTTATTACGGACTTTGGATTGTTTAGTGTAACAAAGTTGTGTTACGGCAATAG AAAAGGAAACGGTTTGAGCATACCACCAGGTTGGTTATGTTATTTGGCTCCTGAAGTTGTTCGACGACTCAGGCCTCAGCAAAACAGGGACCAAGAAGAGTTACCATTTTCATGCGCCTCTGACGTTTACGCATTTGG GACTGTCTGGTACGAGCTTCTCTGCGGAGAGTGGCCGTTCAAAGGACAACCTCCGGAGGCTATAATTTGGCAAGTCGGTAAAGGAATGAAACAAGCCTTAGCCAATCTTCAAGCATCCCGCGACGTCAAG gacaTTCTGATACTTTGTTGGTCATATAATTCAGAGAAACGACCAGAGTTTGCTAAATTATTAACTACGCTTGAAAAACTACCGCGTAAAAGATTGGCTCGAAGTCCTTCGCATCCAATTCACTTATCTCGATCAGCAGAATCTgtattttaa